DNA sequence from the Tenacibaculum mesophilum genome:
GTTTTAAAAGACTCTTCTCCACAACTTGTTGCATCTCCTTTATCGTTATAAGGAGTTATAGTTACAAAAATATCGGTGTCTTCTGGTAAATCTACAGGTAAATCGTATGTTGTACTATTACCTACATCAATACTATTAAGAATATCTATTCCACCTGAAGTAGTTCCTACTGTAAGCCTGTATCCATCTGCATTACTTATAACATTCCATTCTAAGTTTGTACTTACAGATATATCTGTACCACCAGCAAGTGGTAAGGTTAAGCTGGTACAATCTGGTACTGTTGATGGAGTTGTAGACACCGTAAAGCTTTCTTCTGCACAAGATCCTACTGCATCTCCATTTTCGTTTGAAGGTACAATAGTAACATGAACTGTTTCTCCTCCTGAAAAATCTGTAGCAAATTCATAAGTGGTGGCATTTACAACAGTTTCATTTATTATGGTTCCAGATGGTTCAATTCTAATTGTTAAAGCATACTCACGTGCATACAAAACAGATTCCCAAGTTAAATTTGTATTTACAGGAACATCTGTTGCTCCATTTAAAGGCGCTATTAACTGTGTACATTCTGGAATAGGACAATCTAAGACATCACCTGTAAAAGACCATCCAAAATTATCAATCATTAATTGTCTTTCTTCTACAGCATCACAATAGGGAAGAGTGTTAGCTCCTATATTTATTCCAGGTGTTAGTGTTTGTTCAGACCATGCAATAAGCGTATTGTCGTAATTTACTCTAGTAAGAGCTGTATTATCTAGCATGTTCTGCATGTTAGTTACACCACTAATATTCCAATCACCTAAATCTTGATTAAAAACTGTAGCGTTATTAAACATAGCGTTCATCGATAACGTATTTAATAACCATTGGTTTAAAGGTTGATTAAACAAACTTGCACCTTGAAACATTCTATCCATGTTCGTTACTGCTGTTGGCCTCCAATTATTCATTGGTTGATTAAAGTTTATTGCACCATTAAACATGTCTTGCATGGTGGTTACTCTCCTAATATTCCAACTTCCAATAGCACCATCAAAAGCTATTGCTGTTTGAAACATGCCTTGCATATTAGTTAGCGATGCTACATTCCAAGAATCTAATGGTCTATTAAAAGACGTTGCTCCTCGAAACATTTCTTGCATAGTGGTTACAAAAGATACATTCCAATTATTAATATCTTGATTAAATGCAGACGCTCCATGAAACATTTCAGCCATTGTTTGTGCTTCGCCTGTATTCCAATTCCCTAAGGGTTGGTTAAATATTTCTGCATTCTTAAACATTGCTTCAAAGTTTGTTACTACAGAAACATTCCAGTTTTCTAACGGACTATTAAAAGCAACAGCTTCTTCAAACATCGAAGGCATTAAGGTTACTGAACTTACATTCCAAGAATTTAATGGTTGATTAAAAACTGTGGCTTCTTGAAACATTTGACTCATGTTAGCAACAGCACTTACATCCCAAGAGTTTAATGGCTGATTAAATGCTTCTGCTCTTCGGAACATACCTGACATATTAACTACTGAGTTTACATCCCAAGAATTTAATGGTTGGTTAAACATTTGAGCATTGTAAAACATTAAACTCATGTTCGTTACATTGGTTACATTCCAACTATTTATATTCTGGTTAAAGTCTCTAGCGCTTTGAAACATGCTCTCCATGTTAGTAACCTTAGATACGTTCCAATTACCTAATGGTTGATCGAATACATATGCGCTTTCAAACATCGAAGTCATGTTTGTAACAGCACCTACATTCCAAGAGTTTAAAGGTTGGTTAAAATCAACACATCTCTGGAACATTTCAGACATATCTGTAACATTACTTACATTCCAATTATCAATATTTTGGTTAAAAGCCATGTTTGAAATAAAACCATTAAACATTTCAGACATATTGGTAACATTACTTACATCCCAATTATTAAGTGGTTGGTTAAATGCTTCTGCTCTTTCAAACATGCTACTCATATCTGTAACACTACTTACATTCCAGTTATTAAGGTTCTGATCAAATACTTCTGCATTTTGAAACATACCTCCCATATCTGCAACATTTCCTGTGTTCCAATTTCCTATGTCTTGATTAAACTCTAAAGCTCCACCAAACATATAATTCATATCAGTAACATTACTTACATCCCAATTATTAAGTGGTTGGTTATAAATTGAAGTTCCACTAAACATACCACGCATGTTAGTTACACTACCTACATTCCAATTATTTATGTTTCCATTAAATTTTCTACATGAGCTAAACATTCTTTCCATATCTATTACATTGCTAAGATTAGGAATATCTGTAGCATTGTACTCCATATTTCCACAACCATAAAAAGCTTCGTTCATACTTTCCCAAACTTGATTACCCCACTGGTCTATAAATAATAATTTATGAGAATCACCTACATACTCATGCTTAGGAGAAGGAAAAACGCCTATAATACTTACGGTATAAATACCTGGGGTAAGATATGTGTGTGTAATATTCCCTGTTACATTATGATTGTACTGTCCATCTCCCCAATCTATAGAATAGTTATAAGTAAGATAGTGTGGGTAGCCTGAATTTGTTTCTATTTCTAATTGATTCGTAGGACTAGTATAACTTAATACTTGTATGCTTGTGTCATAAGTAAGCTTGAATGCATCTGGGCTATTTACCCAACTTTCTATTACTGTAAAACTAATTTCTTGGCAACCTGTAGCTGGTCCTTCATCGTTATACGGAACAACTGTTACATATACAGTATCTCCTGCTATAAATTCATTGGTAAAGTCCACTCCTACAACATTTCCTACATCTTCATTATTATATATAACCTGTGAAGTCGCTCCGTTTTCTCTTCTTACACTAATTCTATATCCTGTAGCATTAGGAGCTGGATTCCAACGAATATCACTGTTTGCAGGCACTTGCGTGTCACCTGCTTGCGGCATTGTTATTTGAGTACATAATACATAAGAACAGTTTACAATATCTCCTGATATAGTCCACCCGTTATTATCAATTAAACTTTGTCTTTGGTTTAATGCATCACAATAATTTAGATTCGTCACCCCTAAATCAACATTATTTTGAACTGTTTGAGCATTCCAAGCTATAAGAATATTATCATAGTTTTCTTGAGAAATACCGCTATTCGATAACATGTTTGTCATGTTTGTAACACTAGATATATCCCAGACTCCTATGTCTTGGTTAAATGAAGTAGCTTGATTAAACATATAAGACATGTTTCTAGCATTTCCTGTTTGCCAACTGCTTATATCTTGGTTAAAGGACGTAGCTCTATCAAACATATATTGAAAATCAGTGATATTACTTACATCCCAAGTATTTAAAGGTTGGTTAAAAGCTTCTGCTCGTTGAAATATGTTGCGTATATTAGTAATATTGCTCACATCCCAAGTATTCAATGGTTGATTGAAAGCTTCTGTTCTTTCAAACATACTTTCTACATTGGTAACCTTGCTAACATTCCACAAACTAATATCTCGATTAAAAACAGTGGCGCCTTCAAACATTCCTCTCATCGTAACAACATTACTCACATCCCAGCTGCCTAAAAGTTGATTAAAACCTGAGTTATCTCGAAACATATAGCTCATATCAGTAACATTACTTACATCCCAATTACCTATAGGTTGATTAAAAACTGCTCCCCAAGCCCATCCATCAAACATACCTGACATATTTGTAACATTACTTACATCCCAGTTATTTAAAGGTTGATTAAAGGTTCTGTTTCTAAAAAATAGCTTAGACATGTTTGTTACATTACTAACATTCCAACTATTTATGGGTTGATTGAATTTAGATTGACTAAACATTCCCGCCATTGTTATAACACTACTTACATCCCAGTTATCTATTGGACTATTAAAGCTAGAATCTTTAAAAGTGTTACTCATATTAATAACATTACCAACATTCCAATTATTCATTGGCTGATTATATGCACTTGTATCGTAAAAGGCTCCTTCCATATTAACAACATTAACTACATTCCAGTTATTAATATTTTGATTGAACTTACGGGCTCTATATAAAAAGTTTTCTAAAGTAGTTACTGCTGATGTGTTCCAGTTATCTAATGGTTCGTTGAATTCCCTTGCATTATAAAAAGTGTAAGACATGTCTATTATACTAGATGTGTCCCATTGATCTAAAGGTCTATTAAAAATTTCGCAATTCATAAATAACCCTGAAATATTAGTTATGGTGCTTACATCCCAATTATTCATAATACCATTAAACAATGAGCAATCTCTAAAAGCATTTTGTAGGCTAGTAGCTTGACTTAAATTTGGTGGAGTAATAGCATCAAAATTTAGATTTGAACATCCATAAAATGCGCTTTCCATACTTTGCCATTGAATAGTACCCCAAGACAAGATTTCGATAATTTTGTCAACGTCTCCAGTATTATTAAAATAAATTGCAGGAAACGTTCCGCTAATGCTTACGGTATAAGTTCCTTGTGCGGCATAAGTATGGGTAATGTCTCCTGTTACGTTTGAATCAATATTTCCATCACCCCAATCAACGGTGTATGAATACGTGTAAGCTGAATTCGTTGGGATGCTTATTTCATTAACTCCAGAAGAGCCAGTACTAATATTTGCCGTGTTCCATAAAGAAGTGAACGACTGCGAAAACAATTGACTACTTAAAATTAAAAAAAGTACTACTAAACCACTTCTTAAAAATTTACCTATTAATGCCTTCATTCTTTTTAATATAATTTTTAACACTTCTATTTTAATCAAGCTTTTTTACATACTACATAAAGTAAGAACTACCCAGCCATTAAATATTGGTTTGATAGGTGTTGTTTGTTTGGTGATATTACCAACTCAAACTGAATCTTCATATATAAAATAAAAGCTAAGTATTACTTAATAATATCGTTTATATTAAGTAATGAGGCGCAAGATATAACCGTTGATTGTTATAGAAGTATCATTCTATAGAGTGGAACCTAATTTATTAGTTTTTTTCGATACTCTGATGGGGTATAACCTGTTTGTTCTTTAAACACACGGTTGAAAGTAGTTTTACTTTTAAAACCAGAATCGTAAGCAACAGCGAGTATTTTGTGGTCTTTGCTTGTAGATAATTGTAACATTTTCTTGGCTTCTTTAATTCGATATGAATTGATGAGTTGATAAAAATTCTTGTCAAATTCAAACGAAAACACTTCAGACAAATGATGACTGCTTAGTGATAATTTTTTAGCAAAACTTGCTTGAGTTAAGTTATGGTTTAAGTATATTTTTTCTTCTTCAATTTCCTTTAATATTTTTTGTTTGTAAGAGCTTCTATCTTCTTTTGATAATGAAGAATTTTTATATTTTTCTTGGATTACTTTTACTTCTTTTGTTTGCTCTTTTATTTCTTCAATAGCACTTTCTTCTTCATTCTTTTTTATATAAATCCAAAATAACCCACCTAAACCAATCATACATAACACACTAAACCACAAGGTTGTTTTTTGTTGGTCTGAGAGTAAAGCTTCTGTATTTTCTTGTGCTGAAATAGTTTCTTCTTTTGCTTTAATTTCTGCCTTTAGCTCTTCTGTTATCGCTTTTTTTTGATTCTTAAGAAAATTTATTCGACTCTCATTATATTTCTTTTCTGTATTTAAGTAAGCTGTCGTTTTGTTTAATTTTTGATATATCGTAGTCAAGTTTTCATAACATATCATTTCAATTTCTTCTATACTTTTTTCAGAAGCTATGCTTAACGCTTGTTTTAAGTATTTTTCTGCTTCACTATAAAACTCTAGTTTTAAATTTGCGACTCCTAAATTAACTAAAAGCCATGCTTTTACCCTAGTATTTTTCTCAAAAGACTTGTATTTTGTTGCTTTGTTTGCTGTTTCAATAGATTTTTGATACGCTCCTAATTTATAATAGGAACTACTAATATGGTTTAAGGATGTTAAAATGATATTTTCATTACCTGTTTCTTCTCCTATTTCTTTTACTTGTTCTGCATATAGTAATGATTTTTCTTCTTTATTTAAAGCTGAATAACTTATCGATAATCCGTTCAACGCAGCCATTTTTATTAACTTTGGTTTTTCAGTATAGGCTGCTTGCTTTAACACCATCTTCATGGTTTCTATACTCTTTTCATAAAGTTCTACATTATTATATATATTTCCTAAGTTAACTAACACAACAGTTTCAGCTTGTTTGCTTTCTGGTATCGTTTTAGCAATAGCTAATGCCTCTTTATACAGTGCTATACCTTCTACATATTTTGTTTGCATGTTTAAGCTTATTGCCTGGTTAACCATTGCTTTTACTTGTAATGCTTTCAGGTTATTCTTTTTAGATATATTGTATAAAGAGTCACTATAAATTTTATGAAGCTTATAATTTCCTTCTGTATAATTTTCTTGTAGTTTTTCTAAATAATTCTCTGCTTTTTTTTGAATATTTAAGAACTGCAATCCTGTTTTATCCTGGCTATAAAACAAAGTTGTAATACTAAGTAATAAATATGTAGTTATTTTTTTTAACAATTTCTGTTACTTTATTACAAAAATACGTCAAAAATACTTTTTCTTTTTCCATCTATAAATCATTTTTTCAATACAAAAAAGTGTCTTGTAGATATGATAACATACTACACGACACTTTTCATCAAAAACCACAAAAATTTATGTTCTTATTTGCTAGGCTTTAAAGAGTTTAAATTATTTATAATCATATATTCAAGTAAGACTTCTCTTGGGTAATTTTTAAATAAGTTGTCAGCATTAAACAATCTCCCTTCTAAATTACTTAGATACAATTTACTAAATAGCTCAAGATCTACATCTTTCCTTATTTCTCCGTTTACTTTAGCCTCTTCTAGTAAATTTATCACATCTTTAGATACAACATTCTTCGTTACTTCTATATAGGCATCATAGGCATTGGGATAGTATTTTTTTAATCCAAAAATAAAAGAAGGTTTAAACTTTATTACGTATTTAAAAATTACCTCATATATTTCTATTATTTTATTTAATGCTGATTTATCAGATTTTAAAATAGGTTCTATATCAATTTTAAATTCATTTATTAATTCTTTGATACTTTCAATTATCAATTCTTCTTTTGAAGAAAAGCATGCATAAATAGTTTTTTTTGAAATTCCAAGTAACTCAGCTATTTCATCCATTGTAGTATGCTTACTACCAAATGCTATAAATTTTTCTTTTGCAACATTGATAAGTTTTTCCCTATTATTCATAATCAACCCTACTTTATTTCCATCCTCCTCCTAAAGCTTTATATATATTTACTGTACTTAATAATTGATTTAATTTGTTATTTATAACGTTTATTTCTGCGTTCAAAACTCTTTCTCTTGCTGTTAATAAATCAAGATAATTTGCATACCCATTTTTTAACAATTCCTCAGAGTTAGTTTCTGCTCTTCGTAAAGCTTCAACCTCATTTTGTCTGTATTCAAACTTCTCGGTTTCAGCATTATAATCGAAAAGTGCATTTGAAACCTCATTCCCTGCTGTTAACAAAGTCTTTTTGAAACTTAACAATGCTTGTT
Encoded proteins:
- a CDS encoding BspA family leucine-rich repeat surface protein; protein product: MKALIGKFLRSGLVVLFLILSSQLFSQSFTSLWNTANISTGSSGVNEISIPTNSAYTYSYTVDWGDGNIDSNVTGDITHTYAAQGTYTVSISGTFPAIYFNNTGDVDKIIEILSWGTIQWQSMESAFYGCSNLNFDAITPPNLSQATSLQNAFRDCSLFNGIMNNWDVSTITNISGLFMNCEIFNRPLDQWDTSSIIDMSYTFYNAREFNEPLDNWNTSAVTTLENFLYRARKFNQNINNWNVVNVVNMEGAFYDTSAYNQPMNNWNVGNVINMSNTFKDSSFNSPIDNWDVSSVITMAGMFSQSKFNQPINSWNVSNVTNMSKLFFRNRTFNQPLNNWDVSNVTNMSGMFDGWAWGAVFNQPIGNWDVSNVTDMSYMFRDNSGFNQLLGSWDVSNVVTMRGMFEGATVFNRDISLWNVSKVTNVESMFERTEAFNQPLNTWDVSNITNIRNIFQRAEAFNQPLNTWDVSNITDFQYMFDRATSFNQDISSWQTGNARNMSYMFNQATSFNQDIGVWDISSVTNMTNMLSNSGISQENYDNILIAWNAQTVQNNVDLGVTNLNYCDALNQRQSLIDNNGWTISGDIVNCSYVLCTQITMPQAGDTQVPANSDIRWNPAPNATGYRISVRRENGATSQVIYNNEDVGNVVGVDFTNEFIAGDTVYVTVVPYNDEGPATGCQEISFTVIESWVNSPDAFKLTYDTSIQVLSYTSPTNQLEIETNSGYPHYLTYNYSIDWGDGQYNHNVTGNITHTYLTPGIYTVSIIGVFPSPKHEYVGDSHKLLFIDQWGNQVWESMNEAFYGCGNMEYNATDIPNLSNVIDMERMFSSCRKFNGNINNWNVGSVTNMRGMFSGTSIYNQPLNNWDVSNVTDMNYMFGGALEFNQDIGNWNTGNVADMGGMFQNAEVFDQNLNNWNVSSVTDMSSMFERAEAFNQPLNNWDVSNVTNMSEMFNGFISNMAFNQNIDNWNVSNVTDMSEMFQRCVDFNQPLNSWNVGAVTNMTSMFESAYVFDQPLGNWNVSKVTNMESMFQSARDFNQNINSWNVTNVTNMSLMFYNAQMFNQPLNSWDVNSVVNMSGMFRRAEAFNQPLNSWDVSAVANMSQMFQEATVFNQPLNSWNVSSVTLMPSMFEEAVAFNSPLENWNVSVVTNFEAMFKNAEIFNQPLGNWNTGEAQTMAEMFHGASAFNQDINNWNVSFVTTMQEMFRGATSFNRPLDSWNVASLTNMQGMFQTAIAFDGAIGSWNIRRVTTMQDMFNGAINFNQPMNNWRPTAVTNMDRMFQGASLFNQPLNQWLLNTLSMNAMFNNATVFNQDLGDWNISGVTNMQNMLDNTALTRVNYDNTLIAWSEQTLTPGINIGANTLPYCDAVEERQLMIDNFGWSFTGDVLDCPIPECTQLIAPLNGATDVPVNTNLTWESVLYAREYALTIRIEPSGTIINETVVNATTYEFATDFSGGETVHVTIVPSNENGDAVGSCAEESFTVSTTPSTVPDCTSLTLPLAGGTDISVSTNLEWNVISNADGYRLTVGTTSGGIDILNSIDVGNSTTYDLPVDLPEDTDIFVTITPYNDKGDATSCGEESFKTEFIPVVPSCTSLVNPINGSTNVPLNTDISWNEITEATGYLVSVGTTQGGIEVMNSIDVGNITTYSFTQDLQANRIHYVRIIPYNDVGDATGCVEESFTTGDAVVSVPNCTTITVPSNGATNVSVSTGITWNAVADTDGYYISIGTTSGGTDIVNNESVVGTSYTLASDLPENTTIYVSVIPYNSVGSATGCSEISFTTEIVPTAPNCTTVTVPTNGTTNVSVSTGISWDAVADADGYYLSIGTTSGGTDIVNNESVVGTSYTLASNLPENTTIYVSVISYNSVGSATGCSEISFTTEIVPTTPSCTTITVPSDGGTNVAVDTNITWNAVADTDGFYISIGTTSGGTDIVNNESVVGTSYTLASNLPENTTIYVSVIPYNSVGSATGCSEISFTTEIVPTSPNCTTITVPSNGATNVSVSTGISWDAVVDADGYYVSIGTTSGGTDIVNNESVVGTSYTLASNLPENTTIYVSVIPYNSVGSATGCSEISFTTEIVPTTPSCTTITVPSDGGTNVAVDTNITWDAVADTDGYYLSIGTTSGGTDIVNNELVIGTTYNPTSDLPENTTIYVSVLPYKSGGLATGCGEVRFTTETVAIIPNCTTITVPTNKATNVSVSTGITWDTVSDADGYYLSIGTTSGGTDIVNNESVTGTNYTLTSDLPENTIVYVLVTPYNSLGSANGCSEISFRTEASLVGETKYGFSPNGDGVNDFWEIKGIEEHPNNIVTVFNRWGDMVFQMKEYDNQFNVFRGVANKLTGMGGDKLPAGTYFFSIKISTEGKSKETKGFLVLKR
- a CDS encoding TetR/AcrR family transcriptional regulator — translated: MNNREKLINVAKEKFIAFGSKHTTMDEIAELLGISKKTIYACFSSKEELIIESIKELINEFKIDIEPILKSDKSALNKIIEIYEVIFKYVIKFKPSFIFGLKKYYPNAYDAYIEVTKNVVSKDVINLLEEAKVNGEIRKDVDLELFSKLYLSNLEGRLFNADNLFKNYPREVLLEYMIINNLNSLKPSK
- a CDS encoding AraC family transcriptional regulator codes for the protein MLKKITTYLLLSITTLFYSQDKTGLQFLNIQKKAENYLEKLQENYTEGNYKLHKIYSDSLYNISKKNNLKALQVKAMVNQAISLNMQTKYVEGIALYKEALAIAKTIPESKQAETVVLVNLGNIYNNVELYEKSIETMKMVLKQAAYTEKPKLIKMAALNGLSISYSALNKEEKSLLYAEQVKEIGEETGNENIILTSLNHISSSYYKLGAYQKSIETANKATKYKSFEKNTRVKAWLLVNLGVANLKLEFYSEAEKYLKQALSIASEKSIEEIEMICYENLTTIYQKLNKTTAYLNTEKKYNESRINFLKNQKKAITEELKAEIKAKEETISAQENTEALLSDQQKTTLWFSVLCMIGLGGLFWIYIKKNEEESAIEEIKEQTKEVKVIQEKYKNSSLSKEDRSSYKQKILKEIEEEKIYLNHNLTQASFAKKLSLSSHHLSEVFSFEFDKNFYQLINSYRIKEAKKMLQLSTSKDHKILAVAYDSGFKSKTTFNRVFKEQTGYTPSEYRKKLIN